CTGGTCTACCGCTACGACTCACCGCTGTTCTTCGCCAACGCCGAGGACTTCCGCCGCCGCGCTCTCGCCGCCGTCGACGAACAGACCCGGCCCGTCCGCTGGTTCGTCCTCAACACCGAGGCCAACGTGGAGGTCGACATCACCGCGCTCGACGCGGTCGACGAACTGCGCCGCGAACTCGCCGGGCGCGGCGTCGTGTTCGCCCTGGCCCGGGTCAAGCAAGACCTCCTGGACGACCTGGCGGCGTACGGCCTCACGGACTCCGTCGGCACCGACCACATCTTCCCCACCCTGCCGACGGCCGTGGCCGCCTACCGGCAGTGGAGCGAGGCGAACCCCGAGGAGACCCCGGCGAAGTAGCGGAGAGCGGGCCATGCGGGGCCGCGTGGCCCGGTCCAGGGGCCGGGTGGCCCATGGACCGCCATCGCCGACGGGCGGAGGCTGGTCATGGCAGTTCCCACACCCGTCGGGAGGCACGCCGTGACCACCATCACCCCCACGCCCAGCATGCTGCGGGCCCTGCCCGCCGAGCACCGGCAGCGGCTCATGCGCGTCGCCCGCGAGGTCTCGTTCCCGCAAGGAACTCGCCTGTTCGCGGAAGGCGCCAAGGCGGACCGGTTCTGGATCATCCGCACGGGCACGGTCGAGCTCGACATGCACGTGCCCGGCCGCAGCGCGGCCGTGATCGAGATCCTCCGGCACAACGAACTCGTCGGCTGGTCCTGGCTGTTCACCCCGCACGCCTGGCACCTGGGCGCCACGGCGACGACGCCGGTACGGGCGTACGAGTTCGATGCCACAGCCGTCCGCATGATGTGCCAGGAGGACCCGGCCATGGGCCACACCATCGCCCAGTGGGTCGGCGACGTGCTCGCCCACCGGCTGCGCTCCGCCCGGGTCCGGCTGCTGGACCTCTACGCCCCCTACGGCGCCGGCAGTGCTGTGTGACCGCGTCCGCGCCCCGTGGCGAATGGGACCGGACGGCCCTGGTGCATCCCGTCCCTGCGAGCAATGATCGTGGTCACGGACGGTCCGCAGTCCGACCGCCACCGGGGAACGAGGGGTCGTCATGACCGAGGCACGCACCTTCAGCGAACAGGACCCCGTCCGCGTGTTCCTGCTGGACGACCACGAGGTCGTACGACGGGGGCTGACCGACCTTCTCGACTCCGAGCCGGACATCTCGGTCGTCGGTGACGCGGGCACCGTCGAGCACGCGCTCGCGCGCGGTCCGGCGCTGCGCCCGCATGTCGCCGTGCTCGACGTACGGCTCCCGGACGGCGACGGCATCACGGTCTGCCGGGAGCTGCGCAGCCGGATGCCGGAGCTGGCCTGTCTGATGCTGACCTCGTTCGACGACGAGGAGGCCCTGCTCGACGCGATCATGGCCGGGGCCTCGGGCTATGTCCTCAAGCAGATCCGGGGCTCGGACCTGGTCTCGGCCGTGCGCACCGTCGCCTCGGGCCAGTCCATGCTGGACCCCGCGACCACGGCCCGGCTGATGCGCTCGCTGCGCGCCGATCCCGCAGAGAGCCCGGGCATGTCCCCCGAGCTGGCGAGCCTGTCCCCGCGCGAGCGGGACATTCTCGCGCTGATCGGGGAGGGGCTCACCAACCGTGAGATCGGCAAGAAGCTCTATCTGTCGGAGAAGACCGTCAAGAACCACATCAGTCGGCTGCTGGCCAAGCTGGGCGTCCAGCGGCGCGTCCAAGCGGCCGTGATCGCCTCACAGGTGGAGCGGCCGAACACCGGCGAGCGCCCCGGAAGGTGAGGCCCGCCGGGACCGCCCGGAACCTCTCCGCCCCCGCCTCACCAGCGTCCGGCCTCGGTGCCGACGATCGGCTCCGACGGCTTGCCGTTCACGCCCACCGGGACGTCCCCGGCGAGCATCACCCGGTGCATGGTCCGCGGGAAGCCGAGGTGGGCGTTGTCGCCGGGGGCCAGGTGGATGGTGGCACGGTTGTCCCAGAAGGCCACGCTGCCCGGTTCCCAGCGGAAGCGGACGGTGTATTCGGGCCGGACGGCCTGCTCCAGGAGCATGTCCAGGATCGCGGTGCTCTCGGCTCGGGAGATGTCGGCGATCTGCTCGACGTAGTAGCCGTTGACGTAGAGGATCCGCTCCCCCGTCTCCGGGTGGACGCGCACCAGGGGGTGCAGCGAGGCGACCTGGTGGTCCAGCAGATGGCGGACGTAGGAGTCGTCACCGGGACGGGACTGATAGCCGACACCCAGCCGGTGTTCCGCCCGCAGTCCGTCCACGAACTCCCGTACCGGGGCGGAGAGTCCGGCGTACGCGGCGGCCAGATTGGACCAGGTCGTGTCGCCGCCGTACGGCGGTACGGTCTCGGCCCGCAGGATCGTCGCGGCCGGCGGGTCGACACGGGCGCCGTGGTCGCAGTGCCAGCCGCGCAGCAGGGTGTGCCGGCGTCGCCGGAGCCACTCGTCGTGCTCCATGCCGAACCTGCCGCCCAGTTCCAGCCGGTCGGCGGTCGTCTCCACCTCGGGAAAGCCCGGCGGCGAGGCGCTGCCCCGCTTCCGCGGCACCACCGGCTCGCCGAACCGGCGGGCGAACGCCACGTGCCCGGCGTGGTCGAGCCGCTGCTCCCGGAAGAACACCACCTTCCAGCGCAGCACCGCCGAGCGGATCGCGGCGACCACGGCGTCGTCGAGTTCCCCGGCCAGGTCGACACCCGTGATCTCCGCCCCGATGTGCCCGGCGACGGGTTTCACCTCGATCCCCGGGATGTGCTCCGCCTCCGCCGGGCCCGTGTTCGTCGTCATCCGTACTCCGTTGGTCGTCCGCGGCCGCTCCCCGAAGATCGTGTCAGCGATCACGGGTCCTGGCGACAGTGCCCGTCCGGTTGATCACGGCTCACGTCATCCGCGAGGCTGGGGGGACGACACGATCGAGGGAAAAGGTCCGACAGTGATCGACAACCCGGTACACACGCTCAACGACGGTACGACGTTCCCGGCCATCGGCCTGGGTACCTGGCCCATGGACGACGCGGAGGCGGAGCGGGCGGTGGCGCAGGCCCTGCGGCTCGGCTACCGCCTGGTCGACACGGCCACGAACTACGGCAACGAGACCGGCGTGGGCCTCGGTGTCACCCACAGTGGTGTCCCCCGCGAGGAGATCGTCGTCGCGACGAAACTCCCGGGCCGGCACCACGGCTACGAGGAGACCCTGGCCTCCTTCGAGGAGTCCCGCCGCCGCCTCGGCCTGGACCACGTCGACCTCTACCTCATCCACTGGCCGCTTCCCCGCGTCGACAAGTACGTCGACTCCTGGCGGGCCATGATCAAGCTCCGTGAGGAGGGCCTGGTCCGTTCCATCGGCGTCTCCAACTTCACGGTGGAGCACATCGAGCGGCTGGAGAAGGAGACCGGGGTCCTGCCCGTCGTCAACCAGATCGAGCTGCACCCCTTCCTGCGCCAGGACGAGCTGCGTGCCTTCCACACGGCCAAGGGCATCCGCACCGAGAGCTGGAGCCCGCTGGCCCCCGGCTCGACGCTGCTGGACGACCCCGTCGTCGCCGCGGTCGCCGAGGCGCACGGGGTGACGCCGGGGCAGGCCGTCCTGCGCTGGCACACACAGCTCGGCTCGGTTCCGATCCCGAAGTCGTCGAACCCCGACCGGCAGCGCGCCAACCTGGACATCTTCGGTTTCGAGCTCGGGCCCGACCAGATGGCGGCGATCGCCGACCGGGCCGAGGAGCGCCGGGGCGGGGACCCGGAGGTGCACGAGGAGTTCTGAGTTCTGCCGAATCCGGCCCCAACTGCCGGTCTGTGCCTCTATGTTCGCTGCGGAACGTCATCGATCTTCCGCTCAGGCGTCAGGAGGCCCTGTATGCGCACCTCGCTCCGCGTCGGCATATCCGGGGCGGTGGCCGCGGCCGCCGCCCTCACCTGTGGCACCACCGCCCAGGCGACCCCGCCGGGCCCCGGCGTCACGGCCAAGCTGATCAGCCAGGTCACCGTCGGGGGCACCGACTACACCGTCAGAGAGATCACCGTTCCGCCCGGCCAGGCCACCGGCTGGCACTACCACGGCGGCCCCGTGTACGGGTACGTGAAGCAGGGCACGCTCACCCACTACCACTCCGACTGCGCCACCGACGGGGTCTATCCGAAGGGCACCGTCGTCCGGGAGCCGGGCGGACCGAGCGACGTCCACCTCGGCCGGAACCTGGGCGACACTCCGCTCGTCCTCGAGGTGCTGTACGTGCTGCCGCACGGATCGGCCTTCTCCGAGGACGTGCCGAACCCGGGCTGCGACTTCGAGTGATCAGTCCGGGGGCAGCGGCTGTTCGGCCCAGATCGTCTTGCCGGCGCCGGTCTGTCTGCTGCCCCAGCGCTGGGTGAGCTGGGCGACCAGCAGCAGTCCGCGCCCGCCCTCGTCGTAGGCGTGGGCGCGGCGCAGATGCGGCGAGGTGGAACTGCCGTCGGAGACCTCGCAGATGAGGGTGCGGTCGCGGATCAGCCGGAGCTGGATGGGCGGGGCTCCGTAGCGGATGGCGTTGGTGACCAGTTCGCTGACGACGAGTTCGGTGACGAAGCCGGCCTCGTCCAGGCCCCAGGTGGTCAGTTGCTCGGTGGCGGCCTGGCGGGCGTCGGCCACGCGGGCGGGGTCGGGGGCGATGTCCCAGGTGGCGACCCGGTCGGCGCCGAGGGCGCGGGTACGGGCCAGCAGCAGGGCCACGTCGTCGCTCGGCTCCTCCGGGAGCACGGCTTTCAGCACCGTGTCACAGAGGGCGTCGAGGGAGCTGGCGCGTGCGGTGAGGGCGCGGCAGAGCTCGTCGGTGGCGTGGTCGATGTCGCGGTCGCGGTCCTCGATGAGGCCGTCGGTGTACAGGGCGACGACGGCGCCCTCGGGCAGTTCCACCTCGGTGGCCTCGAAGGGCAGTCCGCCGACGCCCAGCGGGGGTCCCGCGGACATGGGGACGAGCTCCGCGCTGCCGTCGGGCAGGACCAGGGCGGGCGCCGGGTGACCGGCGGCGGCGAGGGTGAGGCGGCGCGATACGGGGTCGTAGACGGCGTAGAGGCAGGTCGCGCCGAGTTCGGCAATGTCGTCGTCGCTG
Above is a window of Streptomyces sp. NBC_00490 DNA encoding:
- a CDS encoding response regulator transcription factor, with translation MTEARTFSEQDPVRVFLLDDHEVVRRGLTDLLDSEPDISVVGDAGTVEHALARGPALRPHVAVLDVRLPDGDGITVCRELRSRMPELACLMLTSFDDEEALLDAIMAGASGYVLKQIRGSDLVSAVRTVASGQSMLDPATTARLMRSLRADPAESPGMSPELASLSPRERDILALIGEGLTNREIGKKLYLSEKTVKNHISRLLAKLGVQRRVQAAVIASQVERPNTGERPGR
- a CDS encoding aldo/keto reductase, with amino-acid sequence MIDNPVHTLNDGTTFPAIGLGTWPMDDAEAERAVAQALRLGYRLVDTATNYGNETGVGLGVTHSGVPREEIVVATKLPGRHHGYEETLASFEESRRRLGLDHVDLYLIHWPLPRVDKYVDSWRAMIKLREEGLVRSIGVSNFTVEHIERLEKETGVLPVVNQIELHPFLRQDELRAFHTAKGIRTESWSPLAPGSTLLDDPVVAAVAEAHGVTPGQAVLRWHTQLGSVPIPKSSNPDRQRANLDIFGFELGPDQMAAIADRAEERRGGDPEVHEEF
- a CDS encoding TauD/TfdA dioxygenase family protein, producing MTTNTGPAEAEHIPGIEVKPVAGHIGAEITGVDLAGELDDAVVAAIRSAVLRWKVVFFREQRLDHAGHVAFARRFGEPVVPRKRGSASPPGFPEVETTADRLELGGRFGMEHDEWLRRRRHTLLRGWHCDHGARVDPPAATILRAETVPPYGGDTTWSNLAAAYAGLSAPVREFVDGLRAEHRLGVGYQSRPGDDSYVRHLLDHQVASLHPLVRVHPETGERILYVNGYYVEQIADISRAESTAILDMLLEQAVRPEYTVRFRWEPGSVAFWDNRATIHLAPGDNAHLGFPRTMHRVMLAGDVPVGVNGKPSEPIVGTEAGRW
- a CDS encoding cyclic nucleotide-binding domain-containing protein; the protein is MLRALPAEHRQRLMRVAREVSFPQGTRLFAEGAKADRFWIIRTGTVELDMHVPGRSAAVIEILRHNELVGWSWLFTPHAWHLGATATTPVRAYEFDATAVRMMCQEDPAMGHTIAQWVGDVLAHRLRSARVRLLDLYAPYGAGSAV
- a CDS encoding cupin domain-containing protein, with product MRTSLRVGISGAVAAAAALTCGTTAQATPPGPGVTAKLISQVTVGGTDYTVREITVPPGQATGWHYHGGPVYGYVKQGTLTHYHSDCATDGVYPKGTVVREPGGPSDVHLGRNLGDTPLVLEVLYVLPHGSAFSEDVPNPGCDFE